The Solibacillus sp. FSL W7-1464 genome contains a region encoding:
- a CDS encoding transglycosylase domain-containing protein has translation MREWLEKLNKKIEILASSERMRYIRIGGGVFWNLTLLAIIFTAATLLFVGGVGAGYFASLTKDEPLRSKEEMREQIFSYEETSELYFANDIYIGKIRTDLDRRETSLANISPSLINAVLATEDEYFREHTGIVPKAVLRGLLQDVSNSSTQTGGSTLTQQLIKNQILTNEVSYERKAKEILLAYRLEHFMTKEEILEAYLNIIPYGRNSSGRNIAGIETAAQGIFGVSASKLNLPQAAYIAGIPQAPFTYTPFTNKGEQKSAEGIQPGIDRMKTVLYRMQEAGYITEKEYNEAIAYDITQDFKGYEIRPEEKYPWLTAELELRSKEIFAEILAEKDGIDPDRLKEEENLKEKYTILADRTIRSGGYRIYSTINKEMYDAMRKVTEEFTLYGQTYKKKEKDPETGEEIEVDVPVQTGSIVIDNKTGRILSFVGGRDHTITQVNHATNAFRSNGSTMKPLLAYAPALDYGFIGAGSPVVDVKFVRPTDGYDPINYNPNQELGIIPARQAVASSQNLAVLRLYDSILDRRPATYLEKMGFSKLQPQDYENLSTVLGGLNIGASVEENTNAYATFANNGQFIDAYMIERIEDLDGNIVYEHEVAPVDVFAPETAYIMTDMLRDVMKPGGTATLAKSQLKFSSDFAAKSGTTQDHNDVWLVGYNPNISVGVWMGYEKQRTLNVFNNRYQHPSNRVNRLWANYLNTLYDINPELVGTKETFKKPEGVVTRSFCGISGLAPSTSCANAGLVTSDLFNKNVFLPTQPDDSFVSSTSVVINGNTYAALPNTPTEFVQMSGFGLNQAFVDRMLGWLGGDASKLLSFSSGKGVVTGAPFSADSAPPQSVFATLANGSLSWSASPSNDVVGYRVYSVSGQGRSLVRSLKSYEGYRVPVSPGVRYIVVAVDITGLESGASNEVGEIVETAPPAPPETEEENVEPEEIIEEPEELDEIEVDVDPAEPSGE, from the coding sequence GTGAGAGAATGGCTCGAAAAATTAAATAAAAAAATCGAAATCCTTGCTTCTTCAGAACGAATGCGCTACATCCGAATTGGAGGCGGTGTATTCTGGAATTTAACATTGCTGGCGATTATTTTTACAGCTGCGACACTGTTGTTTGTCGGAGGTGTCGGCGCAGGTTACTTCGCATCATTAACAAAGGATGAACCTTTGCGATCGAAAGAAGAAATGCGCGAACAAATTTTCAGCTATGAAGAAACAAGTGAACTTTATTTTGCGAACGATATTTACATAGGAAAAATCCGAACTGATTTAGACCGACGTGAAACATCGCTTGCCAATATATCCCCATCCTTAATTAATGCTGTACTTGCTACAGAGGATGAATATTTCCGGGAACATACCGGGATTGTACCAAAAGCAGTATTACGTGGATTACTGCAGGACGTATCCAACTCGTCAACACAGACAGGTGGCTCTACCCTTACACAACAATTAATAAAAAACCAAATATTAACGAATGAAGTTTCATACGAACGTAAAGCAAAGGAAATTTTACTTGCGTATCGTTTGGAACATTTTATGACAAAAGAAGAAATACTTGAAGCATATTTAAATATTATTCCGTACGGCCGAAACTCTTCAGGTCGTAATATTGCCGGCATCGAAACGGCTGCACAAGGTATTTTTGGTGTGTCCGCATCTAAACTAAACTTACCGCAGGCAGCTTATATTGCCGGCATCCCACAGGCACCTTTCACATACACACCTTTTACAAATAAAGGCGAGCAAAAAAGTGCGGAAGGGATACAGCCGGGCATTGACCGTATGAAAACGGTCCTTTATCGCATGCAGGAAGCAGGCTATATTACTGAAAAAGAGTATAACGAAGCAATTGCCTATGATATTACACAAGACTTCAAAGGTTATGAAATCCGTCCCGAAGAAAAATATCCTTGGTTGACTGCTGAGCTTGAGCTGCGTTCGAAAGAAATTTTCGCGGAAATACTCGCTGAAAAAGACGGTATTGACCCGGACCGTTTAAAAGAAGAAGAAAATTTAAAAGAAAAGTATACAATACTGGCTGACCGTACAATACGTTCCGGCGGTTATCGTATTTACTCAACGATCAATAAAGAAATGTATGATGCGATGAGAAAAGTGACGGAAGAATTCACTTTATATGGACAAACATATAAGAAAAAAGAAAAAGATCCGGAAACAGGCGAAGAAATCGAAGTGGATGTTCCCGTACAAACCGGAAGTATTGTTATTGATAATAAAACCGGCCGCATACTAAGTTTCGTCGGGGGACGCGACCATACTATCACACAAGTAAATCATGCAACGAATGCCTTCCGTTCAAACGGATCGACAATGAAGCCGTTACTTGCCTATGCACCGGCACTCGATTATGGTTTCATCGGTGCAGGAAGTCCAGTTGTCGATGTAAAATTTGTACGTCCAACTGACGGCTATGACCCTATAAACTATAACCCGAATCAGGAATTGGGAATTATACCAGCAAGACAGGCCGTTGCATCATCTCAAAACTTGGCCGTCCTTCGTTTATATGATTCCATTTTAGATCGTCGACCGGCAACCTATCTGGAAAAAATGGGCTTCTCTAAATTACAGCCGCAAGATTATGAAAACCTCTCTACCGTTCTTGGCGGTTTGAATATCGGGGCTTCAGTTGAAGAAAATACAAATGCTTATGCAACATTTGCCAATAACGGACAATTTATCGATGCATATATGATTGAACGCATTGAAGATCTGGACGGCAATATTGTTTATGAACATGAAGTTGCTCCGGTTGATGTATTTGCACCGGAAACAGCATATATAATGACCGATATGCTGCGCGATGTTATGAAGCCGGGTGGTACAGCTACATTGGCGAAAAGTCAGCTGAAATTCTCGTCTGACTTCGCTGCAAAATCGGGTACAACGCAGGACCATAACGATGTCTGGCTAGTCGGTTACAACCCGAATATTTCGGTAGGAGTCTGGATGGGTTATGAAAAGCAGCGTACCCTAAATGTATTCAATAACCGTTACCAGCATCCAAGTAACCGGGTGAACCGTTTATGGGCAAATTATCTGAATACACTTTATGACATCAACCCGGAACTCGTAGGTACGAAAGAAACATTCAAAAAACCTGAAGGCGTTGTGACAAGATCATTTTGTGGCATTTCTGGCCTGGCACCTTCTACTTCTTGTGCCAATGCCGGTTTAGTCACTTCCGATTTATTTAATAAAAATGTATTTTTACCGACACAGCCTGATGATAGCTTTGTATCTTCCACATCAGTTGTTATTAACGGCAACACATATGCTGCATTACCGAATACACCTACTGAATTTGTCCAAATGAGCGGTTTCGGATTAAATCAGGCCTTCGTTGACCGTATGTTAGGTTGGCTTGGTGGAGATGCATCAAAATTATTGTCATTCAGTTCAGGCAAGGGCGTTGTAACCGGTGCTCCATTCTCGGCAGACAGTGCACCGCCGCAATCTGTATTTGCGACATTGGCAAACGGTTCACTTTCATGGTCAGCTTCACCATCAAATGATGTTGTTGGCTATCGCGTGTACAGTGTGTCCGGCCAGGGAAGGTCACTTGTACGTTCATTAAAGTCTTATGAAGGTTACCGGGTTCCTGTTTCCCCAGGCGTTCGCTATATCGTTGTAGCGGTCGATATTACAGGATTGGAATCAGGCGCTTCGAACGAAGTCGGAGAAATTGTGGAAACTGCTCCACCTGCTCCACCGGAAACAGAAGAAGAAAATGTTGAACCTGAAGAAATAATCGAAGAACCTGAAGAACTCGATGAAATTGAGGTTGACGTTGATCCTGCTGAACCATCAGGAGAATAA
- a CDS encoding acetylornithine transaminase codes for MSALFQNYARRPFAIVEGKGTEVFDTTGKRYLDFTSGIAVCSLGHAHPSIVEAIQKQSQKLWHISNLFESPGQEKLAASLVKDLHLSYAFFCNSGAEANEAAIKLARKHTGKHKIIVFEQSFHGRTFGAMSATGQDKVRNGFGPLVSEFITLPFNDVEALKAAVDADTAAIMLEMIQGEGGVNPATDEFAKAIHEIQQSSDILVIVDEVQTGIGRTGTRFAFEQTAIKPDIVSMAKGLGGGFPIGGILGTEKLFNTFSAGTHGTTFGGNPLGVAVAQTVIDQIFDDAFLDNVEQKSAYLIKKLEEAFPEDKYSVQGKGLMLGLSLGGEDVAPYVAALDKAGLLTVAAGPKVIRLLPPLTVSEQEIDEAVNLLKDVLKEEHVSI; via the coding sequence ATGAGTGCATTATTCCAAAATTACGCGAGAAGACCTTTTGCTATTGTCGAAGGAAAAGGAACAGAAGTATTCGATACGACAGGGAAAAGATATTTAGATTTCACGAGCGGCATTGCTGTTTGTAGTTTAGGGCATGCACATCCATCAATCGTTGAAGCGATTCAAAAACAAAGTCAGAAACTGTGGCATATTAGTAACTTATTTGAAAGTCCGGGACAGGAAAAACTTGCTGCATCATTAGTGAAAGATTTGCATTTATCGTATGCATTTTTCTGTAATAGTGGTGCAGAGGCGAATGAAGCAGCTATTAAATTAGCACGTAAACATACAGGAAAACATAAGATTATTGTGTTTGAACAGAGCTTTCACGGACGTACATTTGGTGCGATGAGTGCAACCGGACAAGATAAAGTACGTAACGGCTTCGGCCCTTTAGTAAGCGAGTTTATTACATTGCCGTTTAATGATGTCGAAGCATTAAAAGCTGCAGTTGATGCAGATACTGCTGCAATTATGCTTGAAATGATTCAAGGTGAAGGCGGAGTAAATCCTGCAACGGATGAGTTCGCGAAAGCTATTCATGAAATTCAGCAATCATCGGATATTTTAGTCATTGTTGATGAAGTACAAACAGGCATCGGACGTACAGGGACACGTTTTGCATTTGAGCAGACAGCCATCAAACCGGATATTGTTTCAATGGCAAAAGGTCTCGGTGGCGGTTTCCCGATTGGGGGGATTCTCGGGACAGAAAAGCTGTTTAACACGTTTAGTGCCGGGACACACGGTACAACATTCGGCGGGAATCCATTGGGTGTGGCCGTTGCACAAACAGTTATCGATCAAATATTCGATGATGCCTTTTTGGATAATGTTGAACAAAAATCGGCATATTTAATTAAAAAACTGGAAGAAGCTTTTCCGGAAGATAAATATTCGGTTCAGGGTAAAGGCCTAATGCTTGGTCTGAGCCTTGGTGGCGAAGATGTCGCACCATATGTTGCCGCATTGGATAAAGCGGGTCTATTAACGGTTGCAGCCGGCCCGAAAGTGATTCGTCTATTACCACCTTTAACGGTTAGCGAACAAGAAATCGATGAAGCGGTTAATTTATTAAAAGATGTATTAAAAGAGGAACATGTATCAATTTAA
- the argB gene encoding acetylglutamate kinase produces the protein MTTFKSTHHTARKMVIKLGGSTLEGLNEAFFRNFKALQEQGIQLIITHGGGPAINRELAAAGIQSHTVNGLRVTSEEMIGIVQSTLIGKVNPLLVHELHSANISAIGLNGFDGGLLESEYLDYETYAYVGEVKHVNINMLNSLIDAGIVPVIACIGATKDGQALNINGDTVASEIALAVEADCLLLVTDVAGIRIQDEYQKEVTPGLIEQWIDEGHIYGGMIPKVQGALNCLKAGIPSVQIVNETLTGTTILSEELVK, from the coding sequence ATGACTACGTTCAAATCAACGCATCATACCGCTCGTAAAATGGTCATCAAGCTTGGTGGCAGCACATTAGAAGGTCTTAACGAGGCCTTCTTTCGCAATTTCAAAGCATTGCAGGAACAAGGAATCCAACTCATTATTACACATGGCGGAGGTCCTGCAATTAACCGCGAATTAGCCGCTGCCGGAATTCAGTCCCATACAGTAAACGGACTGCGTGTAACGAGTGAAGAAATGATCGGTATTGTGCAGTCAACTTTAATTGGGAAAGTAAATCCTTTGCTCGTCCATGAGCTCCATTCAGCGAATATTTCTGCTATCGGACTCAATGGTTTTGATGGCGGGCTGCTGGAAAGTGAATATTTAGATTATGAAACTTACGCATATGTAGGCGAAGTGAAGCATGTTAATATTAATATGTTAAACTCTTTGATAGATGCTGGAATTGTACCTGTCATTGCATGTATCGGTGCAACAAAGGATGGGCAGGCGCTGAACATTAACGGCGATACAGTGGCAAGTGAAATTGCATTGGCCGTTGAGGCGGATTGTCTCCTGCTTGTGACGGATGTCGCCGGTATTCGCATACAGGATGAATACCAGAAAGAAGTGACACCAGGCTTAATCGAACAATGGATTGACGAAGGGCATATTTACGGCGGAATGATTCCGAAAGTGCAAGGCGCTCTTAATTGTTTGAAGGCGGGTATACCTTCTGTACAAATTGTCAATGAGACTTTAACCGGGACGACTATTTTAAGTGAGGAGCTAGTGAAATGA
- the argJ gene encoding bifunctional ornithine acetyltransferase/N-acetylglutamate synthase: MTSTIEMKKLSSKNIVSPKGFTAAGVHCGLKHKKKDLAILISEVPASVAGVFTTNAVQAAPLKVTKEVVYESKKMQAIIVNSGNANACTGKQGLLDAYEMQLLAAQKLGIASNLVGVASTGVIGEIMKMEPVKKGVELLNPDSKLESGIDFSQAILTTDTVMKNTTYATIIDGKEIIVSGTAKGSGMIEPNMATMLGFITTDANIESEELQKALSSVTDCTFNSITVDGDTSTNDTVIVMANGLAGNEPLSPAHPDWENFYTALRLVAEDLAKSIARDGEGATKLIEVEVDGAVSDEEARKIAKTVVGSPLVKTAVFGCDANWGRIIAAVGYSGAVIDPDKITIKIGGATMVENGEPIKFSEEELIEILKQHEVKIYVSLEVGKGHGFAWGCDLTYDYVQINASYRS, translated from the coding sequence ATGACTTCAACAATAGAGATGAAAAAATTATCAAGCAAAAATATCGTATCGCCAAAAGGGTTTACTGCAGCAGGTGTTCATTGCGGACTTAAACATAAGAAAAAAGATTTAGCAATTTTAATAAGCGAAGTACCAGCTAGCGTTGCCGGTGTATTTACGACAAATGCAGTCCAGGCAGCACCGCTGAAAGTAACAAAAGAAGTTGTTTATGAATCGAAAAAAATGCAGGCGATCATCGTAAATTCAGGAAATGCCAATGCATGCACAGGCAAACAAGGACTATTGGATGCATATGAAATGCAACTGCTTGCCGCACAAAAGCTTGGCATCGCATCTAATCTGGTAGGAGTAGCCTCTACAGGTGTCATCGGGGAAATAATGAAAATGGAACCCGTAAAAAAAGGTGTAGAGCTTTTAAATCCGGATTCAAAGCTTGAAAGCGGGATTGATTTTTCCCAGGCAATTTTAACGACGGATACAGTAATGAAAAATACAACTTATGCAACGATCATTGACGGCAAGGAAATAATTGTTTCAGGAACGGCTAAAGGCTCAGGCATGATTGAACCGAATATGGCGACAATGCTCGGGTTTATTACAACAGATGCCAATATTGAATCAGAAGAGCTGCAAAAAGCATTATCGAGTGTAACGGATTGCACATTCAACTCGATTACAGTTGATGGTGATACATCAACGAACGATACGGTTATTGTAATGGCAAACGGTTTAGCAGGAAATGAACCGCTATCTCCTGCACATCCTGACTGGGAAAACTTTTACACAGCACTGCGTCTTGTAGCAGAAGATTTAGCAAAGTCAATTGCACGTGATGGGGAAGGCGCGACAAAGCTGATTGAAGTAGAAGTGGATGGAGCGGTTTCAGATGAAGAAGCTCGTAAAATCGCAAAAACAGTAGTAGGTTCACCACTTGTAAAAACAGCAGTGTTTGGCTGTGATGCAAACTGGGGGCGTATTATTGCAGCAGTTGGCTATTCTGGCGCTGTAATCGATCCCGATAAAATTACAATTAAAATCGGTGGAGCAACAATGGTGGAAAACGGCGAACCAATCAAATTTTCGGAAGAAGAGCTCATCGAAATTTTAAAACAGCATGAAGTAAAAATATATGTGTCACTGGAAGTCGGTAAAGGGCACGGGTTTGCATGGGGGTGTGACTTGACTTATGACTACGTTCAAATCAACGCATCATACCGCTCGTAA
- the argC gene encoding N-acetyl-gamma-glutamyl-phosphate reductase — MKAGIIGATGYGGLELLRFLHNHKEIEEIGLFTSSDEGTQFSDKFPHLTDIYNQPLLKLDDDALAEYDVVFASTPSGVSSTIFPSLVERGPKLIDLSGDFRLKNLASYETWYKKNPAPQEVVARSVYGLTEWNEPAIEKADLIANPGCYPTAVLLSILPLIKHRLIDPGFLVIDAKSGISGAGNKPSQATHFSEANESFSIYKINEHQHIPEIEQAISMFTDIETTITFNTHLVPMTRGILATSYAQVTEGVTQAQLVDCLTETYKDHPFVRVIQEASAIGTNRVKGSNYCDIYVKLDERTNRATIVGVIDNLVKGAAGQAIQNMNVQFGLPQQTGLQLVPYFI, encoded by the coding sequence ATGAAAGCAGGTATTATTGGTGCAACAGGTTACGGTGGATTAGAACTACTACGATTTTTGCATAATCATAAGGAAATAGAAGAAATTGGATTATTTACCTCCTCGGATGAAGGGACTCAATTTTCGGATAAATTTCCACACTTAACGGATATTTATAATCAGCCATTACTCAAATTGGATGATGATGCATTGGCGGAATATGATGTCGTCTTTGCAAGTACACCTTCGGGGGTATCAAGTACGATTTTCCCGTCTTTAGTTGAGAGAGGACCAAAACTAATTGATTTATCAGGGGATTTCCGACTGAAAAATTTAGCAAGCTATGAAACATGGTATAAAAAAAATCCGGCTCCACAGGAAGTAGTGGCGCGAAGTGTGTACGGATTAACGGAGTGGAATGAGCCAGCTATAGAAAAGGCAGATTTAATTGCCAATCCGGGCTGTTATCCGACGGCCGTATTATTATCTATCCTGCCTCTTATAAAACATCGGTTAATTGACCCTGGCTTCCTGGTCATTGATGCAAAGAGCGGAATTTCAGGGGCAGGTAATAAACCTTCACAAGCAACACATTTCAGTGAAGCAAATGAAAGCTTCTCGATTTATAAAATTAATGAACACCAGCACATTCCCGAAATCGAACAAGCGATTTCAATGTTTACCGATATTGAAACAACAATCACGTTTAATACACATCTAGTCCCGATGACACGAGGTATTTTAGCAACTTCCTATGCTCAAGTAACTGAAGGTGTGACACAAGCACAATTAGTGGACTGTTTAACAGAAACGTATAAAGACCATCCATTTGTCCGTGTCATTCAAGAAGCTTCCGCAATAGGAACAAATCGCGTAAAAGGTTCGAACTATTGCGACATATACGTGAAGCTCGATGAAAGGACAAATCGGGCAACGATTGTCGGTGTGATCGATAATTTGGTTAAAGGAGCAGCGGGGCAGGCAATTCAGAACATGAATGTTCAATTCGGTCTCCCGCAGCAAACGGGCTTACAACTCGTTCCGTATTTTATTTAA
- the acsA gene encoding acetate--CoA ligase, which yields MGTKTMEKLAVIPGEHNLKNYEETAANHDWQHSEKAFSWFETGKVNIAYEAVDRHASTHRKNKVALYYNDGSRNEAYSFYDMKRLSNKAANVLKEKADLKKGERIFIFMPRSPELYFSLIGALKIGAIVGPLFEAFMEGAVYDRLMDSEATAIITTPELLNRVPLEKLPHLKTVFVVGENIEETDKILDFNKYFAEASRDFDIEWVDKEDGSILHYTSGSTGAPKGVLQVHYAMVQQYQTAQWVLDLKEDDIYWCTADPGWVTGTAYGIFGPWLNGVTNVVIGGRFSPQAWYGAIEEYGVTVWYSAPTAFRMLMGAGPNIIGKYNLSTLRHVLSVGEPLNPEVVKWGMEILNHRIHDTWWMTETGGHIICNYPSMDIKPGSMGKPVPGIHATIVDDQGNEVPPYTMGNLAIKKGWPAMMRQIWGNPERYESYFLKGEWYVSGDSAFMDEEGYFWFQGRVDDVIMTAGERVGPFEVESKLLEHPDVVEAGVIGKPDPVRGEIIKAFISLREGVEPSETLEANIRDFVKTGLSAHSAPREIEFKDKLPKTRSGKIMRRVLKAWELDLPAGDLSTMED from the coding sequence ATGGGGACGAAAACAATGGAAAAGCTTGCAGTTATTCCGGGGGAACATAATTTAAAAAATTATGAGGAAACAGCTGCAAATCATGATTGGCAACATAGTGAAAAAGCATTTTCTTGGTTTGAAACGGGGAAAGTCAATATTGCTTATGAGGCAGTTGACCGGCATGCATCAACACACCGCAAAAACAAAGTGGCTCTTTATTATAATGATGGGAGCCGGAATGAGGCATATTCTTTTTATGATATGAAACGTCTTTCGAATAAAGCGGCGAATGTGTTGAAAGAAAAGGCGGATTTAAAAAAAGGTGAACGTATTTTTATTTTTATGCCGCGCTCGCCGGAACTTTATTTCAGCTTAATTGGTGCATTGAAGATTGGCGCAATAGTAGGTCCATTATTCGAAGCATTTATGGAAGGTGCCGTGTATGACCGTTTAATGGACAGTGAGGCGACAGCAATCATAACAACGCCTGAATTGTTGAACAGAGTACCGCTGGAAAAGCTACCGCATTTAAAAACGGTCTTTGTAGTCGGGGAAAATATTGAAGAAACGGATAAGATTTTAGATTTTAATAAATACTTTGCAGAGGCATCTCGGGATTTTGACATTGAATGGGTCGATAAGGAAGATGGCTCCATTTTGCATTATACATCCGGCTCAACGGGTGCACCAAAAGGGGTATTGCAAGTCCATTATGCAATGGTTCAGCAATACCAGACAGCACAGTGGGTACTGGATCTAAAGGAGGACGATATTTACTGGTGCACAGCCGATCCTGGTTGGGTGACCGGTACAGCTTACGGAATTTTTGGACCTTGGTTAAACGGTGTGACTAATGTTGTCATAGGGGGGCGCTTCAGTCCGCAAGCCTGGTATGGAGCAATTGAGGAATATGGTGTCACGGTATGGTATAGTGCGCCAACTGCATTTCGGATGTTGATGGGTGCAGGTCCGAATATTATCGGCAAATATAACCTTTCTACACTTCGTCACGTTTTATCGGTCGGTGAACCATTGAACCCGGAAGTAGTGAAGTGGGGAATGGAGATTTTAAACCATCGTATTCACGATACATGGTGGATGACGGAAACGGGAGGCCATATAATCTGTAACTATCCATCGATGGATATTAAGCCAGGTTCAATGGGAAAACCAGTGCCGGGTATTCATGCAACGATTGTAGACGATCAAGGCAATGAAGTACCGCCTTATACGATGGGGAATTTGGCGATCAAAAAAGGATGGCCTGCGATGATGCGGCAAATTTGGGGTAATCCAGAACGCTATGAATCTTATTTTTTAAAAGGAGAATGGTATGTTTCAGGAGATTCTGCATTTATGGACGAGGAAGGTTACTTCTGGTTTCAAGGTCGCGTGGACGATGTTATTATGACGGCAGGAGAACGGGTTGGGCCATTTGAAGTGGAAAGTAAACTGCTTGAACATCCTGATGTGGTGGAAGCGGGTGTAATTGGAAAACCAGATCCTGTACGAGGAGAAATTATTAAGGCATTTATTTCATTGCGTGAAGGAGTGGAGCCGAGCGAAACGCTAGAAGCGAATATTCGGGACTTTGTAAAAACAGGGTTATCCGCCCATTCAGCACCACGTGAAATTGAATTCAAAGATAAGCTGCCGAAAACCCGAAGCGGTAAAATAATGCGCCGTGTGTTAAAAGCATGGGAACTGGACTTACCGGCAGGCGATCTATCTACAATGGAAGATTAA
- a CDS encoding GNAT family N-acetyltransferase, with the protein MIHVKNYYSLEFKTGNGNVLVEGPVSSEKLATYTLHEDLKAFRPSHQQHEALVGIAKLEEGRIVVIRQDNIIVGYVTYLYPDPLERWSEDRIPNMIELGAIEVIPAFRGSGAGKKLLEVSFMDDALEDYLVITTEYYWHWDLKGTGLSVWEYRNMMERMMTSVNFEYYATDDPEITSHPANCLMARVGARVGNETLERFDRLRFRNRFMY; encoded by the coding sequence ATGATTCATGTGAAAAATTATTATAGTCTTGAATTCAAAACGGGGAATGGTAATGTTTTAGTAGAAGGACCCGTTTCTTCCGAAAAACTTGCTACCTACACATTACATGAAGATTTAAAAGCTTTTAGACCTTCCCATCAGCAGCATGAAGCACTTGTCGGAATTGCTAAGCTTGAAGAAGGGCGCATTGTTGTCATTCGGCAGGATAATATAATCGTCGGCTATGTTACGTACCTCTATCCGGATCCGCTGGAGCGCTGGTCAGAAGACCGGATTCCAAATATGATTGAGCTTGGTGCCATTGAAGTCATACCTGCTTTTAGAGGATCAGGTGCAGGCAAAAAATTATTGGAAGTATCATTTATGGATGATGCTTTGGAAGATTATTTAGTGATTACAACTGAATATTACTGGCATTGGGATTTAAAAGGAACAGGTTTATCTGTATGGGAATATCGGAATATGATGGAGAGAATGATGACCTCTGTCAATTTCGAGTATTATGCAACAGATGACCCTGAAATAACTTCCCATCCTGCCAACTGTCTAATGGCACGTGTGGGGGCACGTGTGGGAAATGAGACATTGGAGAGATTTGACAGACTTCGCTTTAGAAATCGTTTCATGTATTAA
- a CDS encoding acetoin utilization AcuB family protein yields MIVEEIMHRKIHTLLPENTVRDAVRLMREKNIRHVPIVNKDNLVVGIITDHDLKNALPSRLREEPDSTVYDAPIGEIMVKNPIVGHPLDFVEEVAMTFYDAKISCLPIVTAGKLVGIVTTTDLLYTYIELTGAHKPGSKIDIRVNDKPGMLFEITKVFHDNKANVLSVLVYPDGENVKSRIVSVRLQVINPLHIIEELRKQGYDVLWPNLPGITL; encoded by the coding sequence ATGATCGTCGAAGAAATTATGCACAGAAAGATACATACACTTCTGCCTGAAAATACCGTGCGGGATGCTGTGCGTCTTATGCGGGAAAAAAATATACGCCATGTACCAATTGTAAACAAAGACAATCTGGTTGTAGGAATCATAACAGATCATGACTTAAAAAATGCTTTACCTTCCCGGTTGCGCGAAGAACCGGACTCTACGGTTTATGATGCCCCAATCGGGGAAATCATGGTCAAAAATCCGATAGTCGGTCATCCGCTAGACTTCGTTGAAGAAGTTGCCATGACTTTCTATGATGCTAAAATCAGTTGCCTGCCTATTGTCACTGCCGGAAAACTGGTTGGTATCGTAACAACGACTGATTTACTGTATACCTACATCGAATTAACAGGCGCTCATAAACCCGGCTCTAAAATTGATATCCGGGTAAATGACAAACCCGGCATGCTGTTTGAAATAACGAAAGTCTTCCATGATAATAAGGCAAATGTATTAAGTGTTCTCGTATATCCCGATGGTGAAAATGTGAAGTCCCGAATTGTAAGTGTCCGTCTGCAAGTAATCAATCCGCTGCATATTATTGAAGAGTTGCGAAAGCAAGGATACGATGTATTGTGGCCAAACCTGCCTGGCATTACATTATGA